The genomic DNA GCAAGGATGgatctttttttttagtatatattCAACTAGTTTTTTAAAGTTGCTGATGTGCaggaaaaatcaattatttcgcGAGTGGTAGCTTACtgcttaaccgtttgcccgcggcaataaatatagcgaacaagccctgtacgcggcggcacctttttcgcgaatttggcaatcgagttttcgtactcaagtaaccagatatgttaattgacacataaagtattattttaaacaataaaatacataatatatctcgtagttttggattaattgtcaaataatcattcttcataattgtatgaagacgtgacgtcacatagacgaggtttcagtatggttccacaaaaaactaattttgactggtatatatgaattttaagcaaattgaatagatggtattcaactctcagtaatatattcaaccaattttgaaccttaaaacagttgaaataggcgcatataaagctcaaaatcccgtgcaaagttcagaaattctatggaagacagccgcgctgcagacttgtcgcgcaaagcttccatagaagacggccgcgggcaaacggttaaatacaatattaacttATATACAAACACATAGTATaggataaattaattaatttgaatttgtctTTTTCAGTCTGTTTCAGACGTGTTCGACGAGATGCTGTCCGAAATAGAAAGGGCCGATGGTAATCTCCAAGAGAAAACTGCGTGCGTTGTATGTTGAAAAGTTTATATTGAACTCATAAAGTACAATATTTGAACTCAGTGAACTTCATATagttattatttatcatatatatatatatatatatatatatatatatatatatataaatttgtgaaaataatGTACAGTGCTTCAACACATAGCAATAagtattggtgtttttattattactattttttttttatatatatacatatatacatatacatatatttgtcgaGTGATAACAgcgtataaatttttaaatacagaatatatcatttataataatttaaatggcaGTTTATAGTGTAGATTATTTTCACATGAGTCCATGATAacgcctgtttttttttttttcacttcaaCGAGTACGTAACGTTTTATTACTGGTGAAATTtgtagataattaattaattagaccGCATAGTTTGTTGCCGAATTTCGAAAATATGTATACGCCGACTTAAtttaactttttgattcttttaCACAATCAACGATCGGTCGGTggaattcttattttttttttattatttatatattttgtgtgtgtgtgtgttgttaaATCAATTCgtgtaataatatgtatgtgcactGTTTGAGTCAAACGTTTGTATAGCACTGATTAGAACGGCGACTAAGTTAATAGTGTATCGACGATATCGCATCAATGTGCCTCTAAACACTGCAAAcgtatcatcattttttttattattgagatTAACAATGTGCGTAGATCAACAAGTTTTTCAACAAgacataatattattaaatcatgatgcggtgcaaacgatcgacaagcgccagacagactgacccacagattaactgtacgtgtaccttatgcgtgcgcactgctcgcacttacactaagcgaaatctaaccaaagtcccgacatacacctaccctgtatacgttctgtgcttctgatactttagttccgaattttgccttattataaactcgccagaaagatccaactcaattttaataattgcatctgtgcacatcgaaaggttactcgacatctgatgtgcaatctatcattcgagaagtcgagaattgcgtttaaagcagccatccagttaatctgtggttcagtctgtctggcgcttgtcgatcgttagCACCAAACCCATTAAATCACATTTGCATATACGCCGATTCATTTCTGTgcataatatttgtaaaatacaaTGCAATCGaatttataacatatatatatatatatatatatatatatatatatatatatatatatatatatatatatatatatatatatatatatatatatatatatatatatatatatatatatatatatatatatatatatatatatatatatatatatatgtatatatatatatatatatatataatatatatatatatatatatatatatatatatatatatatatatatatatatatatatatatattttagttttagattgaagtctatgtatgtatttagttaacatgtgtatatgtattgttttataataatcattttAACCGTATTTTCTTTCATAAATCGCCTGTTTACAATATATTGACTCGGCCGTGTCGTCTCCCAAGAGACTGTGAACTTTTCTAGGGTCCAACACAATTTAAGTAGAcgtaacgtatgtatgtatgtatgtatgtaatatccgAGCTGAATCCATTTTCGGGAACGGTATGGCCGGGCTAAGTTGTAACTTATACAAATTGGAAACTGTGTAGGTAGTGATCTGTGCTGTTTTAGTTTAATGTTATGATGCGATAGTGTCGTTGAACTGTATAtggaaataatgtatgtacataacggGTGATTTCTATGTGTACCTCGTTTTCACTGTCTTCCTAttatttaagattttatttgcatttaatCTGACAAAGCGAACAGTCATTTGATTCATCGACTCGGTTCATAGAGTTGATGAATCGATCGAAAAGTTGATTGTGTCGACGTTTGCTACGGTGGGTTATTgctttgattttgaaattaacATTATtgtttttctgtatttttttttttatctgtaacaataaataacattcgcaattttttatctttcttaatttattttcaatgttatCCTGTTGTACTATTGTATGGATAAATCATATtcattttagaaaaataaattccTAAAAATCACCGTTACGATATGTTTTagctttatataatactagttgttttatgtAGCTTGTTGCTTATGCTGCCGATGATCTTGTACTTTTTACTGACAACTCGGAAACCCTACAACAAGACCTTGCAACAAATAGTaaatgaactgtataagaggtaagtaaaaagtaAGGCTTACATTgagcaaaacaaaaacaaaagctATGACAAACCAAGCCAAGAGTATCATCAAGGTATACAGTGAGCCTATCGAGTATGTGGAGTCCTGTGTATACCTCGGGCAGAATGTGTCTTTCAATGACCATATGGAAGCAGAAATAGAAAAGAGGATCACTAACGCGTGGAAAAGGATTCTGGTCCCCTGAAAGACATAATGAAGGGCAAACCACATGCCAATGCAATCCAATGAAATATATTCAACACCTGCATACTTCCAATCATGAGTCAAATTTTGGCTACTACAAAAAAACGTCTAGAAACTTATAACATGCCAGAGGAGCATGGAAAGAAGTATGCTAgggcagagcatcgtaacctttggatattcgcggcacacattgtttacgactcgtagagtttgtcagctacgtacatagcgtatatatttagcaccactgaggtcaaaggttggagtcctcgccactgctggttagatttgggggttttgtgactccaaatcgatcgtttctctatcagagtttgccaattttatctgatcattgctgaaacggttcctgaaaattggtattagatctaatcctgttgtcacaaaatctgcctgtgtataatttgtaataattacacacagtaatctgaaatctatagatatctctatagacatctctataatttcgtatttattatatgtataaaaattgtatacaaaaaaaaatctaaaaataatccatagatgtctctatgattattatttctgattaattgttatatgctatatattctgattgtatatgtatgtattactgtatttctgatttctgattgtttatgtattctgtatttcgttaacgtacacccgtcgcattggagcaaatctgtaatggcgagtgtatattgatttgtaacaataaaataaaatatatacatatgtacttcatcggcagtcgctagttattccgtatatgcatagggacAAAACACTAAGTAACATCTGTTTTCTCCCTCatacgcgatctcactcgcacgcattaggccgaagtgctgttcggagaacacatattaccgcggtgcacaggttatGATGCGTAAAAAAGTTACGgagcatgcggtgaaattatatctatttttgtcatacagccttgtttaatgtgcgcgcgcagaacacgggaggaaaagcctgttcctcttgttcctgttgtatcccgctagcgcaaattaagtgaggatgtacgacggggggagagagacttttaccgcacgccactgatatgtatactaaccgtttttcatatgtatgcatggtaaacgaatattttcgactttttaaaattcggtgcggtgacggtcacccatattatatatacatagtaccgtttaccatgcaccctttttttttgatctttcgaccttttcactaacagtgccgtgaggtagaccccttcTTACGTATAAAAATCTGTTCTTCCGCATTTTGTATGCTCGCGCTCAAGTAAGTTACCTGCTTTATGTTTGGCTGTCAATGATACCAAAAGTGGATCATAAGTTTCCAGAACATACAATACCAAACTctcttaaggtctgttcatacttaacagcactgcacggcttcagcactgcacgactccgtttcaaatatgtcattttattacatttctattcatatctacctacatgtcgcggtcacgtcacgttcacagcactttggaCGAGTGCCAGGCAAAATCGACTTACTTATACATTGTAGGCCATGTCGATACGGCGCAacattgcttacgtcgtattgtcgagtacttacaatatgaatgcatacacgtgcattcgtagctacgcgtcagaatacaagtcagcaaaaatgtttcggcgtttatcgaacgaaaaattatgtataatcgcgtttttgttggaagaagaagctcaagaaggcaataaaaaagcacggaggcattttcatgtgcatcccatgttaaaaaatagaaaaacctaaggagagttttggacactgtataaggagcttgtggatgatggacaatttttttttaaatatttccgtatgaaccgataccaatttgaaacaatactggataaaataaaaacacaaatcaccataaaatctacaaaatttaaggaagcattgtcaaaaagtcattgtcagcgccaaaaccatgtcgaaagattgaacagctgtcaactgtcactatcgataattggtccaaaacagcaaagcggcagactcatggcacgtaattcgcgtgtatatctccacgatggccaaaaagacggatacgatacgttgacggatgttgctgtaaggtatgaacaggaaatgtcgggtactgctgtaagcctgccgtggcgtagaCGTGACGGTTGAtatgaacatacccatacaaaatgtaccaaagaatacttttcgtacggccggatacctgctgaagtcggtacgtgctgactaggtatgaacagacctttatatatacatagtaccgtttaccatgcacccttttttttgatctttcgattttcgatctttgccttccgatattttctttttcgaccttttcactttcggtgccgtgaggtagaccccttttTTACGTATAAAAATTTGTTCTTCCGCATTTTGTATGTTCGCGCTCAAGTAAGTTACCTGCTTTGTGTTTGGCTGTCAATGATTCCAAAAGTGGATCATATGTTTCCAGAACATACAATACCAAACTCTCTTGATGTCCTCGAGATGTCAAATTACTTTTAGCCAATGTTAATATGATCTGACGCCAAgacataaattgaaattttatagttaattttcgaagaatatttgatttaaattgcgTACATTTGCTTAATTTGCTCGAAATGCAATGGCTGTTAAGTGTGGTGTTTGGTTGTGTTAGCGGCGTCGACTGTCAGACGTCAGCTGTCAGTTGAGAGTTGAAGTGCGGAGATGTCTTTACCTGAATGTCCGGCGAGTCTTCGCCCCATTCAGCACTATCTGAAAACGGCAGCTGAACATGAAGGGAGAGACCCTTGCGTCGTATACTGGTGTCGACTCCATGCCCTTCAGATCGGACTCAAAATCAACACCAAAAAGGAAAAGGATGAGACGGCACTGCTCATAGGTAGTACAGAACTAGCATAATACGTGTGTGAATCCACCTCCATTGCTTACTTACTATTGATGATTTTTCAGGCTTGATGGATTGGttggaaaaagaaaagaaatctAAGCAAGAAAACGAAACTATCACCAACGAAGTGGCGGCTCAGGCCCATTTGGAGAATTATGCATTGAAGTTGTTTCTATACGCCGATAAACAAGACCGTGAAGGAAACTACGGAAAGCAAGTCACGCGTTTACATAAAGTTCAGTGTATTGATTgagcaattttttaattataattttttttttaattattatcgtAGGAATGTCGTGAAAGCATTTTACACCAGTGGAATGATTTACGACGTGCTCACAACGTTTGGCGAGCTCACTGACGAAGTAATTCAAAATAGAAAGTACGCCAAATGGAAGGCTGCATATATACACAATTGCTTGAAGAATGGAGAAGTTCCCGTCCCTggtagttatttattttcacattcaTATATTCATCACTTTTCACGTGCAATTAtccatttatttactatttttcgattttaatgTTCCTCGTGTGCGCTTTCAatagatttaatttttcaaaactttGCTAGTGACATCTatttgttttgtgtatactatttaattataaagaaatttcaataagtaattacactgagcaacaaaaaaaaaaataccagagcatAGACTAATCGATCTtgactaagtttgacccactgaattcgaatatgataatgatctttgttggttcgctctcgtttatgagatatgagtgatttaaaaaaattcaatttttttggcTTTGCGGTCAGTAATCAAAACCTGAATAAGTGTTCTGCGACAATTTGGAAAGGTTTTGTAATACATTTAAAGATCTTCTACTTCATATTGAAAGGCGATTGATGATCAATCTCCACTGATTTTTATGACGTCACGTATCTATTTAGGTACAGGTGGAGGACcatctgattttattttatttttattttattttattgttacaaatcaatatacactcgccattacagatttgctccaatgcgacgggtgtacgttaacgaaatacataatacataaacaatcagaaatacagtaatacatacatatacaatcagaatatatagcatataacaattaatcagaaataataatcatagagacatctttggattatttttagatttttttttgtatacaatttttatacatataataaatacgaaattatagagatatctatagacttcagattactgtgtgtaattattacaaattatacacaggcagattttgtgacaacaggattagatctaatacaaattttcaggaaccgtttcagcaatgatcagataaaattggcaaactctgatagagaaacgatcgatttggagtcacaaaacccccaaatctaaccagcagtggcgaggactccaacctttgacctcagtggtgctaaatatatacgctaccactaagccaaactgctggcttagtgGTATATTCAAGGCCGGCGCGTGGCCTGTGCAAGCATTGCTTGGCTCCGAGGTGCCAAAACTAGCTCAAAAAAGAAAGCGTCAATTGTCCGGttggcaaaataaaaaaaaaaccgagaaAAGAGGTTGAAAGAGCaaattaaaaaccaaaaaacGCTACATAATTTGTTGGGTGGGCGTGAGAATGAAATTATAATCGACGAGGAGTCTGTTGCTGAAAGTGTAACTGAACGGGATGAAATGTCTGaaagagaattagacatttcaaTAAATGCAGTGGAGACCACAGACAGCGATGATTTTGATAACATTATGAATTGGCCGGAAAAACTACAGAATAATCAAATTGAAACCATAGTTTTGAAAGGACCAATACGAGTTTTAATTCATTATTACCCTAAAGACACTGTAGAGCGATcttttaacaaaatatatttccaaCGAAGAACAGAAAATGGTGAATTAGTGGATAGAACACGGCTTGTGAATTCATCCCAATTAGATCGTGTGTTCtgtttttctttcaaaatatgtatgtatgtatttcgtaaAGCTGAATTTGCTTTGGCAAAAGCTGGTTCTAACACGAGGGAAGCACTCATCATTTCGATTGCTATGAAAAGAGGAGTGATTTAAAATAAGAGGCTTTCCACAAATCAAAATATCGATTGTATagcaaataatttatattttaacgattgcCTCAGAAAATATTGCATTTAGAGGGCTAAAATTATCGAGTTGTTCTCAAAATATGAAGTGCTGTGCTAGAGAAGCATGCAAATGTCCATTGTTGTGCGTTATGTccacatcgaaaaaaatcagcCGAGATGCACAATTCTAGTGTGCAAATTAAAGAAAGTTTTTTGGAAaatctaattgatttaattagtgactctgatttgaaacaaaaatacctTAAAGATCAGCCTTTAAATGGCTTCTGGGCGAGTTTGTCAGAAGTGTACCctaatttttcaaaacatgcTATTGTTGTTTTACTTCCGTTTTCATGCTGCTACGAAGTCGAACTGAAGGAACAGGCTCAACGCCACACCAGATATTAGAATGCAACTTACCAAtattgtgcctgatatcaaAAAGATTCGCCATTCAAGGACTCAAAACCATCAAAgtcattattcatatttttatgtttatattatagtgttgcataggggtgggtggaggatccgaattaaaggccaaagtcgcttcacagcatttattgggtgataaaGGAAATCCACccactgccagtgctccatccagaatgccttcatatggcctaagtacctgcttataaagggcaggtcgctcactgcatcttcgacgacgtgtctgtttacctattgttatggtcacgtaccagatatgcattCCCACGGTCTGAGAACTCTGGCGGGAACCACTTACCGcccactaagtcaattcgggggtctccatagttggccgacttgcacttaagcctggagataatcctcaaaaccaatTAAGACGGCGGCTCCTTTTTCGCACACGTTacaatagttttatatttaaaaataattactaaataaataatgtgttttaataacatttatatttaatttgtactaGTAGGAATTACCCAACCTAAAAGTgtttcgtgtggacctcctgaatcgttgaatcaatgctgtgaagcgactttggcaacaatatattagatatattatatattaagagaCTTTTGTCAATggcttcaaaaattaaatatgagaaGTTTGATTTTGTTGCAATAAAATCAATTCAGTGTCTTGTGAGTAGTGTAGATGCAGAATTGGTCATAGCTGTtcataatactaaaaataaataatcgtcATGGAAACGAGCTCCATGCTTTCATCGTCCTCTCTATTTGCGCTTATCTGACAATACTTCATcaattatatgattttatttgttcATTTTCAGGTCCGATGGCCTCAGAAGACAATGAAGATGTTCCGTCTACATCTGGTGAGGGAGCACCGACTCCGAGTACTAACATCTTGATCGACCCTCCTCCACCTTCCGATCCTGGCAGTTCCACGAGTGCTGGTTTCAACTTCCCCACAAATCCTATCGTGCCTCCATCTAATATCCTACCGTCAGTGCCGCAGACTCCTGACAGCCATCCTGGAGGATTTCACGCTTACGTTGCACCGGCTGCTGGGCCAAGAGTACCCGCTGCATACAATCCATCGGCTGCCGTTACTTTGACTCCTGATCAGATGACCAAAGCTCAGAAGTATTGCAAGTGGGCAGCGAGTGCTCTGACTTATGACGATATACAAACTGCAGTCACCAACTTGTCGAACGCACTTCAGCTGCTTCAGACTGGACACGATCCGGCatagatatttgtatttttatccgCACGTTTGCCTTAATGTATTGATACGGTTAAATTGTAATTCATGTTGTTTCGGCGGCTGTGAAGTTTTCATGTGTAATTCTGCtattttatgtacgtatgtatgtgtatcagaaatatatttatttatatgttttttaattattttgtattagcaTAACGATGCATGATTAATCATCATATAACAGTAGTATGGTatatgaatacaataaagtttatttaaaaatttttaaaatgtatggaaatgaatctttttatacattttgataaattttctgttaaataaaacaaaataacgaagtattttttttatgacccAACATTTTTCACTAATTCAGAAACAAATGAAATAAGAATTTGTTGTTGCCAATGAAAACGAAATATACTCTTGATTTTCATAATAGTTTTGATTGTAGAATTTGGGGATTTtagattttgagattaaaattagactattacacaataatatttaaagaatattatactagtacacatgtatgtatgcgtgtatATGCAACTTATCACAACTTTTACGATTCATTCCAATCTGTTGAGCGGCTTATGAGACAATatattgaatccaaaaacttaataataataaaaagagaagACCTAAAAGAGGAGGTTCCACTTCCGGTCAacctaaaattttgaaaatacatcACAACGTCATGATAAACAATTCAGTGACTGATAACACacacattatttaaaaaccaTGGATcgatttaaaatgtttataaacgaaaataaaaagtatatttagtataatataatattatagataagagTTAAAACCAGTATTAACAATCCTTCTTCTATTTTCAAGTCAGTTGTTTTTTTGTGCGGTTTTTCcactatcattgaaattatcttgaagaaaatacatttttccgTTATTAATCAATTCTTATTGATTTtctactttaaattttattccctTGAGTGCAAAATATGTATGGCGGATTTGAATAGTTTGCCGAATTCTATTAACGAtgatcttatttttaatttcaaaatgtgttttatctgtgagaagacgattattttaatatcggatgagtggttatttccatgcggtttttcgttattattgtaaacaaaatattgtaaaaacatgtttttctgtGGTTTAATGTCCAATCTGTGTAAGCTATCCTTTAACCCTAAATTCGttttgaaaaactcgaaaaactGTTTTTATTCCTGCAAAAGATGTGAATATCACATTAACAatggaattatttgaaatttcagaAATCAAAATCTCAATACCAATCCATCTTTGTTCAGATTATTCATTTTAGCCATCActcgtaaatatttataattattttaagattacgtttattataaaattgaaca from Arctopsyche grandis isolate Sample6627 chromosome 1, ASM5162203v2, whole genome shotgun sequence includes the following:
- the Vta1 gene encoding vesicle trafficking 1 encodes the protein MSLPECPASLRPIQHYLKTAAEHEGRDPCVVYWCRLHALQIGLKINTKKEKDETALLIGLMDWLEKEKKSKQENETITNEVAAQAHLENYALKLFLYADKQDREGNYGKNVVKAFYTSGMIYDVLTTFGELTDEVIQNRKYAKWKAAYIHNCLKNGEVPVPGPMASEDNEDVPSTSGEGAPTPSTNILIDPPPPSDPGSSTSAGFNFPTNPIVPPSNILPSVPQTPDSHPGGFHAYVAPAAGPRVPAAYNPSAAVTLTPDQMTKAQKYCKWAASALTYDDIQTAVTNLSNALQLLQTGHDPA